In a genomic window of Gambusia affinis linkage group LG04, SWU_Gaff_1.0, whole genome shotgun sequence:
- the rnf150a gene encoding RING finger protein 150a, whose protein sequence is MAPSLLRACRSLAVWTWLLSFCFVQLLCLDFTAAEKEEWYTAFVNITYLDPVSSEVRTEKTECGRYGEHSPKREARGRVLIPGLPQDRQGCDPNVRFPPVSQNTAWVALVAEGNCTFREKIRNAANSNASAVVIYNSANDTITMPHSDTGDIVAIMIPEPKGREIVNLLEQRFVVVMHISVGTRNLQKYVSRTSVVFVSISFIVLMIISLAWLVFYYIQRFRYANARDRNQRRLGDAAKKAISKLQVRTLKKGDKEIEPDFDNCAVCIECYKPNDVVRILPCRHVFHKHCVDPWLQDHRTCPMCKINILKALGIPFSADCTNETPPDYETSVGGPPTNPISAASEITVNESSVVLDPVGRVIDLHQLHHYQETTSQAGQSHIIASCENQPPMSSDSDTSAILSVDASVSEADFPLEQERDDAKSRDNTC, encoded by the exons ATGGCTCCGTCCCTCCTCCGAGCCTGCCGCAGTCTGGCTGTGTGGACCTGGCTGCTGTCCTTCTGCTTCGTCCAGCTGCTCTGCCTGGACTTCACGGCCGCAGAGAAGGAGGAGTGGTACACGGCCTTCGTCAACATCACCTACCTGGACCCCGTTTCCTCCGAGGTCCGGACGGAGAAGACCGAGTGCGGCCGGTACGGAGAGCACTCGCCCAAGAGAGAAGCCAGAGGTCGGGTTCTGATCCCCGGCCTCCCGCAGGACAGACAGGGCTGCGACCCGAACGTCCGCTTTCCCCCGGTTTCCCAGAACACGGCTTGGGTGGCGCTGGTGGCTGAGGGAAACTGCACATTCAGGGAGAAAATCCGCAACGCCGCAAACAGCAACGCGTCTGCGGTTGTTATATACAACAGTGCCAACGACACCATCACGATGCCCCACTCAG ATACAGGCGACATTGTGGCTATTATGATCCCTGAACCTAAAGGTCGGGAGATTGTGAATTTGCTGGAGCAGCGCTTTGTGGTGGTGATGCACATCAGTGTGGGAACCCGCAACCTGCAGAAATATGTGAGCAGAACGTCTGTGGTGTTTGTCTCCATCTCCTTCATCGTCCTCATGATCATCTCACTCGCCTGGCTCGTGTTCTACTACATCCAGAGGTTCCGCTACGCTAACGCACGAGACCGCAACCAG AGGCGTTTGGGAGATGCTGCTAAAAAGGCCATCAGTAAGCTTCAAGTGCGCACTTTAAAGAAAGGAGACAAG GAAATTGAGCCAGACTTTGACAACTGTGCAGTTTGCATTGAATGCTACAAACCTAATGATGTTGTGAGGATATTACCCTGCAG ACACGTCTTTCATAAACACTGTGTAGATCCGTGGCTGCAAGACCACAGAACGTGTCCgatgtgcaaaataaacatcctgAAAGCTCTGGGAATTCCT TTCAGTGCCGACTGCACCAACGAGACTCCCCCAGATTACGAGACAAGTGTCGGGGGTCCTCCGACCAATCCCATCAGCGCTGCCAGTGAAATCACAGTCAACGAGAGTTCAGTGGTGCTGGATCCTGTGGGAAGGGTGATAGATCTGCATCAACTCCATCATTACCAAGAAACGACGTCGCAGGCAGGACAGAGCCACATTATTGCAAGCT GTGAGAACCAGCCTCCGATGAGCAGCGATTCAGACACGTCTGCTATCCTGAGTGTTGATGCCAGCGTGTCAGAAGCAGACTTTCCTTTGGAGCAGGAGCGCGATGACGCAAAGTCCAGGGACAATACATGTTGA